The proteins below come from a single Acidimicrobiia bacterium genomic window:
- a CDS encoding SDR family NAD(P)-dependent oxidoreductase, translated as MGLLDGKVAIVTGAGHGVGRGEAVELADQGAKVVVNDLGGAVSGGGGDKQVADEVVDVIKQRGGEAVANYDDVSDFNGAKNILDTALEAFGRLDVVVNNAGILRDKMIFSMAEEDFDAVIRVHLKGTWNTMHHASVYWRNESKEGRQPRAAIVNTVSSAGLQGQASQSNYGAAKAGIAALTIIGSLELARYGVRVNAVGPGGFTRMVGQAYKDIEIKEPESYTEFNNMNPGNSAPAVAWLASDDSIPVTGQVLRLVGNNLALYYPWEMGEQFFATDKDGNPTRWDPADIGPTLHKYVFKTINPGIAKIQR; from the coding sequence ATGGGGCTCCTCGACGGCAAGGTCGCGATCGTCACCGGTGCCGGGCACGGTGTGGGCCGGGGCGAGGCGGTCGAGCTCGCGGACCAGGGAGCGAAGGTCGTCGTGAACGACCTCGGCGGCGCGGTCTCGGGCGGGGGCGGCGACAAGCAGGTCGCCGACGAGGTCGTCGACGTGATCAAGCAGCGTGGCGGCGAGGCGGTCGCCAACTACGACGACGTCTCCGACTTCAACGGCGCCAAGAACATCCTCGACACCGCGCTCGAGGCGTTCGGCCGGCTCGACGTCGTCGTGAACAACGCCGGCATCCTGCGCGACAAGATGATCTTCTCGATGGCGGAGGAGGACTTCGACGCCGTCATCCGCGTGCACCTCAAGGGCACGTGGAACACCATGCACCACGCCTCGGTGTACTGGCGGAACGAGTCGAAGGAGGGCCGCCAGCCGCGGGCCGCGATCGTCAACACCGTGTCGAGCGCGGGCCTGCAGGGGCAGGCCAGCCAGTCGAACTACGGCGCCGCGAAGGCCGGCATCGCCGCGCTGACGATCATCGGCAGCCTCGAGCTCGCGCGCTACGGCGTGCGCGTCAACGCGGTCGGCCCGGGCGGCTTCACCCGGATGGTCGGCCAGGCGTACAAGGACATCGAGATCAAGGAGCCCGAGTCCTACACCGAGTTCAACAACATGAACCCGGGCAACTCGGCACCCGCGGTCGCGTGGCTCGCGTCCGACGACTCGATCCCGGTGACGGGTCAGGTCCTGCGGCTCGTCGGCAACAACCTCGCGCTCTACTACCCGTGGGAGATGGGCGAGCAGTTCTTCGCGACGGACAAGGACGGGAACCCGACGCGCTGGGACCCGGCCGACATCGGGCCCACGCTGCACAAGTACGTGTTCAAGACGATCAACCCCGGCATCGCCAAGATCCAACGGTAA